GCAAGGGCTATAGCGATGACAACTCTCTGTTTCATTCCTCCAGAAAACTGATGTGGATAATCATTTACTCTAGCACCTGGAATTCCAACAAGTTCAAGCATTTCTTTTGCTTTTTCTAAAGCTGCTGCTTTCCCTATTTGTTCATGGATATCTATAACCTCAGAAATTTGCTCTCCAACAGTCATAACTGGATTAAGAGAAGTCATAGGATCTTGAAATATCATAGATATCTGGCTTCCTCTAATCTTTCTCATTCCTTCTTCACTTTCTTGTAAAAGATCTTTTCCAAAGAATTTAATAGATCCTTTTATTACTTTACCAGGAGGATTTGGAACAAGTCCCATAATACCTAAAGCAGAAGTTGTTTTTCCAGCTCCAGTTTCTCCAACAAGACCTATTGTCTCTCCTTCATTAAGTTCTATATCAAGTCCATTAACAGCAGATACTGTTTCGCTTTCTGTAATATATTGAATAGTTAAATCTTTTATGTTCAATAATTTTTCGCTCATTTTATAATTCCCCCTAACTCTATTATTGTTTTAATCTTGGATCTAGTGCATCTCTAAGTCCATCTCCTAAAAGATTTAATGATAAAATCGTTATCATTATAGCCATTCCTGGGAATGTAGTTACCCACCATGCATATCTAAGGTATTGTCTACCTCCAGAAAGCATAGATCCCCATTCTGGATTAGGAGGCTGTATTCCCAGTCCAATAAAACTCAATCCTGCTGTTGACAAGATTGCACTTGCAACTCCTAAAGTTCCCTGCACAATTACAGGAGCTAATGAGTTAGGAATTATGTGTTTAAATATTATTCTCGCATTACTTGCACCAATAGCTTTTGCTGCTTCAATAAATTCCTGATCTTTTATAGAAAGAACTGATGCTCTAACTATTCTTGCATATCTAGGTATATTAGATATACTGATAGCCACCATTAAATTTCCTAGACTTGGTCCTAATGCAGAAACAATAGCTATAGCCAAAAGAATACTTGGTACTGCTAGAAATATATCCATTATTCTCATAATTACATTGTCTAGTTTTCCCCCATAATATCCAGCTAAAGCTCCTAAAGTCCCTCCACATGCAATTGAAATTGTAACTGCTACAATTCCAACCATTAATGATACTCTTGCCCCATGGATAAGTCTTGCAAATATATCTCTACCAAATTCATCTGTTCCAAGCCAATGAGCTGCACTTGGTCCTTGCAGTCTGCTTCCTAAATTTTGTTTAATTACTACTGTATCATAATTTGCTATAACATCAGCAAATAATGCTAATAAAACTAATATACATAAAATACCAAGTCCTAAAAGAGCCATTTTATTCTTTTTCAACATTCTCCATACTTCTCTCCATTGGCTTCTTTTTTTATTTACTTGTTTTGCATTTTCTTTAGATGACATCTTAATCCCCCTTACTACTTATATTGTGATTTTATTCTAGGATCAACATAAGCATACAATATATCTACCAATAGATTTACAACACTGAATGTTGCAGCTAGAAATATAACTGCTGCTAAAACTGTAGGAGTATCCTTTTGTCTAATAGCATCTACCATAAGTCTTCCTACACCAGGCCAAGAATAAACTGATTCTGTAAGAACAGCTCCTCCTAAAAGACCACCAAATTGTAATCCAACTACTGTAATTATTGGGATTAACGCATTTTTAAGAGCATGTTTATTGATTACAACTTTTTCTGCAACCCCTTTAGCTCTTGCAGTTCTGATATAATCCTGTCTTATAACTTCCAACATTGAAGAACGTGTCATTCTCGTTATGATAGCAGCAGATCCCACTCCTAAAGTTACTGATGGCAGTATTAAACTCTTGAGCCCATCAAATCCTCCAGAAGGTAATAATCCTAATTTAACAGAAAAAGTAAGTATAAGCATAAGTCCTAACCAGAATACTGGCATAGAAACTCCTAGTAATGCTAATATCATACTGAAACTGTCTAAGAATGAATATTGTCTTGTTGCTGAAATAATACCAACTGGTATTCCTATACAAACTGAAATTATTATTCCAATAACAGCTAATATAAGTGTATTTGGAAACCTAGAAAATATTTCTCCAAAAACCTCTCTTCCAGTAGTGTAAGATCTTCCAAAGTCACCAACAACAGCTTTTCCTACATATCTAAAATATTGAACCAAGAATGGATCATTAAGTCCCATTTC
The window above is part of the Fusobacterium sp. genome. Proteins encoded here:
- the nikC gene encoding nickel transporter permease, with protein sequence MSSKENAKQVNKKRSQWREVWRMLKKNKMALLGLGILCILVLLALFADVIANYDTVVIKQNLGSRLQGPSAAHWLGTDEFGRDIFARLIHGARVSLMVGIVAVTISIACGGTLGALAGYYGGKLDNVIMRIMDIFLAVPSILLAIAIVSALGPSLGNLMVAISISNIPRYARIVRASVLSIKDQEFIEAAKAIGASNARIIFKHIIPNSLAPVIVQGTLGVASAILSTAGLSFIGLGIQPPNPEWGSMLSGGRQYLRYAWWVTTFPGMAIMITILSLNLLGDGLRDALDPRLKQ
- the nikB gene encoding nickel ABC transporter permease, whose amino-acid sequence is MHKYVLRRLLLLIPVLLGVSLLVFTIMSLTPGDPAQLILGENAPKEAILKLREEMGLNDPFLVQYFRYVGKAVVGDFGRSYTTGREVFGEIFSRFPNTLILAVIGIIISVCIGIPVGIISATRQYSFLDSFSMILALLGVSMPVFWLGLMLILTFSVKLGLLPSGGFDGLKSLILPSVTLGVGSAAIITRMTRSSMLEVIRQDYIRTARAKGVAEKVVINKHALKNALIPIITVVGLQFGGLLGGAVLTESVYSWPGVGRLMVDAIRQKDTPTVLAAVIFLAATFSVVNLLVDILYAYVDPRIKSQYK
- a CDS encoding ABC transporter ATP-binding protein, giving the protein MSEKLLNIKDLTIQYITESETVSAVNGLDIELNEGETIGLVGETGAGKTTSALGIMGLVPNPPGKVIKGSIKFFGKDLLQESEEGMRKIRGSQISMIFQDPMTSLNPVMTVGEQISEVIDIHEQIGKAAALEKAKEMLELVGIPGARVNDYPHQFSGGMKQRVVIAIALACNPKLLIADEPTTALDVTIQAQVLDLMNDLKEKFKTAMILITHDLGVVAQVCDKVAIMYAGEIIEAGTLLDVFENPKHPYTHGLFGSIPSLDEETTRLKPIQGLMPDPTDLPKGCKFHPRCPHATELCSKKEPNIVEVSEGHKVRCLIYEGLVEFKVEQEDKK